In Brassica napus cultivar Da-Ae chromosome C2, Da-Ae, whole genome shotgun sequence, the sequence attttatttattttataaactatataattaaatttcaatgaTATTTACATagatatattgtatattttaatataaatatttattattgaatttcgtactcatatgattttattaacatatgtatatttttttaacaaaacatttaaaccattaaccacaaaatttttaatgtgagatttttttcaatgcaaatttcaaaagtaaaatattaaggtctaaattatttttccagtgcaaatttcaaaattaacatatttatgtatttttatatggtatatagtttaatttaaatgctactaaaaaaaaatatatatatatataatatgattagaCTTCATATTCGTACGATTTTATGATCAATTGTGTCTTgtattaaagaaaattttaaaccattgatcaaaaaattttcaatgtgaaacttttaacatttttagttttttttttattatatagttaatgtgattgtttaattttttaataatataaaattaaaaaaaagaggtagaatacaaaaattgttatcaaatctttattaatcataatcattaattgtcatatatatgttaatcatattagttaattccataacttttatttaagaaaatcatggagaatattcttttgtacaatattaattaatttgatagttattttaataaaaagtataatatatatatagattaacaaacttatttttttaaggattctaagaattatCGTGAGTGATATGTGGCTACCAAAACTTGCcataatgtttttcaatttatatataaaggattatgaaatatatatttaaaagtaattatatatttaaatttaatacttaattttatatagtatgggctctttctttttatattagGTCCTTTATTACTTCATATTCTCTCTCCTTTTATCACAGAACTCTAACAAAACTTCACATCTTCTGTTCTCTCCTTCTAAGCTCTCtcttcatctctttctctctcttaatCGATTCGACTGATGAAGATCAGGTGCGACGTCTGCGACAAAGAAGAAGCGTCGGTGTTTTGCACCGCCGACGAAGCGTCTCTATGCGGCGGCTGCGACCACCGAGTCCACCACGCTAACAAACTCGCTTCCAAACATCTCCGTTTCTCTCTCCTCAATCCTTTTTCTTCCAACAACTCCTCTCCTATCTGTGACATCTGTCAGGTCTCTATCAGTTTCTTGTCAAGATTTTAAGACATGGGTTTTGTCTACTTCCCTTGTTAaatccatttctttcttttttttgttaaactgTAGGAGAAAAAAGCTCTGTTGTTTTGTCAACAAGACAGGGCTATTTTATGCAAAGATTGTGATTCATCGATACACTCCGCCAACGAACAAGTCAAGAAACACGATAGGTTTCTTCTCACAGGGGTTAAGCTCTCTGCAACATCCTCTGTGTATAAACCTACTTCAGAATCTTTTTCAAGCAGTCAAGATTGTTCTGTCCCTGGACCCCGTTCTTCCAAGAAACCTCTCTCAGCTCCTCAGAGCAACAGCTCCAAGATCCAACTTACTTCGAAGA encodes:
- the LOC106377130 gene encoding B-box zinc finger protein 21, translated to MKIRCDVCDKEEASVFCTADEASLCGGCDHRVHHANKLASKHLRFSLLNPFSSNNSSPICDICQEKKALLFCQQDRAILCKDCDSSIHSANEQVKKHDRFLLTGVKLSATSSVYKPTSESFSSSQDCSVPGPRSSKKPLSAPQSNSSKIQLTSKIGGDAAVNQLGSTSTISEYLIDALPGWHVEDFLDSSLPPFGFSKSGDDDGVSLQSKNMGLWVPQIPQTLPSSYTNQYFSQDNNNIQFGMYNNKETSPEVQMYAPIQNMKQQGQNKRWYDDDGGFTVPQITAASSHPTTLPSNKRSKSFW